CCAGCGGAAATACGCGATGGTGGCTTCCCCCGAACTCTCGGGGATCGGTGTTTCGCTCTTCGCGTTGGAAGGTTTGGCGCGCTATTTGGATCCTGATCTCAACATCGGGAAGTCGCTTGCTCCGCACCTCAAAAAGTTGCTGCGCAGGCTCTACTTGATGGACCCGAATCGCAAGCCGCCATTATTGCAGCTCCATCACACACGGGAGCCGGCAGGACTAGAAGCCACATGAAGGACCTTCGCGACGCCGTGGCGCTTGTCACCGGGGCGGGGAGTGGAATCGGGAGGGCGACGGCTGTCGAACTGGCCCGGCAGGGATGCCGCGTGGCGCTGAACGATCTGCGAGCGGAATCGCTCGGTCACGTCGAGGAGGAGATCCGGGCGCTTTCCCTCGGTCGAAACCCTCTGGCCGTTTCCGCGGACGTTTCGGACCGCAGCGCGGCCGACGAAATGTGCGAGAAAGTGATGAGGGAAGGCGGACGCGTGGACATCCTGGTCAACAACGCCGGCGTGGGTCTGGTGGGCCGCATGGAGGAAACCTCGATAGAGGACTGGGAGTGGATCATGGGAATCAACTTGTGGGCGCATATCCACACCGTTCGCAAGTTGTTGCCGCCCATGCTCGAAAGGGGGAGTGGACACTTGGTCCATGTCTCCTCCGGTGCGGGGCTCGTGGCCGCGGGACCCTTGCTTGCCTATGCCGTGACCAAATTTGCGGTGGTGGGACTCGCCGAAGCGTTGGCCGCGCAGGTGCGCTCAGCGGGGATCGGGGTGACTGTGGTGTGCCCGTACGCGGTGAAAACCTCGATCATCGACTCGCTCCATTCGGCAAGGCCCTCATCAAAGGAAATCGACGATTTTGCCCACCGCGCGGTGGAGAACGGAATCCCACCGGAAGAGGTCGCCCGCAAGATTGTGCGCGCCATCCGCCGGAACCGCTTCATGGTGTATACGCACCCGTGGTTTCGATTCGCCGTATGGACCAAAGCCCTATGGCCTCAGTTATCGATTCGAATCAATGCCCGCCTGACCGACCGCCTGTATCCCCGGCGATAGCGCGCGCGCCAGCGGGCGAAGGGATTCAGCGCATATCAGTCCTGATATTCCGCTCAATCCCAGTGAAGTCGGCCGCCCTAGCCTCCATGCAAACTGCCCGCTCCTGCTGCGAGGACTTGCATGAGCGGGCGAAGGGATTTCACGATGGTCGTCCTGACGCTCCGTGCAATCCGAAGGTTGTCAGGCTCCTGCCCTCCATGTGGATTGCCGCTCTCCGCTACGCGGATAGCGGGCGAAGGGATTTGAACCCTCGACCCTCGCCTTGGCAAGGCGATGCTCTACCACTGAGCTACACCCGCAATTTGCCTAAGATGCCACTCCCCACGGTCGACTGTCAACGCGCGTTCGCCCTGTGCAGCCCGCACCGCTCAGTGACGGCGAGTGGAAGGGGCATGAGGATTGAGCGCAGCCACTGAGCTACACCCGCATCGTGAGCTGTCAGCCATCAGCTATCAGCCGACAGCAATCAGCCTTGAATGTATGTTTTTTCCGGCGGGTCGTCAACGAGGAAGGATTAAGGTAAAGTCACCTCTCGATGGTCCAAGACGCCAAGCTCATGATCTACGGCGCCTACGGGTACACGGGCGATCTCATCGCGAGGCACGCGTGCAGTGTAGGACTGAAGCCTACACTCGCCGGCAGGGATGACACGAAGCTGCGGTCTCTTGCGAAAGAGCTAGATGTTCCATGGGTCGCCTTCGGATTAGAGGACGCCGGCCGGGTGGCGGAATCGTTGAAGGGGATCAGGGTTG
The DNA window shown above is from Nitrospirota bacterium and carries:
- a CDS encoding SDR family oxidoreductase translates to MKDLRDAVALVTGAGSGIGRATAVELARQGCRVALNDLRAESLGHVEEEIRALSLGRNPLAVSADVSDRSAADEMCEKVMREGGRVDILVNNAGVGLVGRMEETSIEDWEWIMGINLWAHIHTVRKLLPPMLERGSGHLVHVSSGAGLVAAGPLLAYAVTKFAVVGLAEALAAQVRSAGIGVTVVCPYAVKTSIIDSLHSARPSSKEIDDFAHRAVENGIPPEEVARKIVRAIRRNRFMVYTHPWFRFAVWTKALWPQLSIRINARLTDRLYPRR